The genomic window CAACTATTTACAGGCTATGTACAGAGGGCAGGGTTAgctcttcagcttctcctccaACTTCAGCATGTCCAGGGGGGGCATTTTGGCCACCTCAAAGAAGAGcctggaaggaaaagcagggcCTTAGAGCtcagcagagccccccccccccagctcaaagggggatggggggaggCTCACCTGTGCGAATATTTGGTGCGCACGGCCTTCAGCTTGTCGCAGGGCTGGTAGGTGAGCAGGAAGTTCAGCCTCTTCACCAGGGGGTGCAGGTCCTGCGCGCGGTACCCGCTGTAGTACTCCAACGTGGGGGTCTGCCAAAACGACGCGGggtgagctggggaggggggggctccTCGAAGGGCAGcatcccccccctcctcctcaccctcccCGGGGCTCACCCAGCCACCCAGGTTCTTCATGGTGAgcgccagcagcaggcagctggcgGCCAGCTTGGAGGGGCGCTCCCGGGCGTAGTCGTACTCCTGCAGGGTCATCTCGCAGAGGAAGCGCGCCAGCGTCAGCGTCTCCATGTTGACACGGGCACACTGCGGCCAGAAATAtcgtattttttttctgtggcacCACCTCAgacccccctcccttccccgttttattttttgggggcACAGGACAACAACCCCATACTCCTAGAACCCTACTGCGGGATTTTGCCACCCCCCTCCACCTCcaagtgctgctggtggccccccgggggggggtggcaggaggggagaggcGCCCCCACCTTGGCGAAGCGCCGCAGGAAGCGGTAGGGGATGGGGATGTTGATGTCGAAGTTGAGGGTGCGGAGGATGCTCTTCTCCATGGCAACCAGCTCCTCCCGCTTGTAGGCATCGTCGCAGATGTAGAGGAAGTCGTCCACGCACGGCGGGCACTGCTCCTGGAACGGGGGGACCCGCTCAGCGCCCCCACCCTGACCCCACAGAGGTCCCCCACAGGGTTTGCGGGCCCTCTAGGGGCATTTTTCCTACTGGGACCACCCCAACGTCCACCTGGGATGAACCCCGGTGTCCCCGTTGCTTCTGCGcagcggggaaaaaaaaagcagatctgCAGCCCCTGGGATAGGGAGGAGGAGCACCAGGGTGGACGCGCCACCTTCAATCAGTTCCTCGGGGTCCCAAAATTCTCccaaacaaccccccccccacctcaaCACCGCACCCAGCCCGGGAGTCACCTCGAATTTGGAGGCGATGAGGACGGCGGTGGAGCCGATGAGCTGCAGCTTGTCCTTCATGCTCACCACCTCCACCAGGTAGTGGTCCACCAGCTTCACCGCCAGGTACAGCGTCTCGTGGTTCAGCTCAAAGTTCTCCTGCAAGGACACGGGGttgggagaggcaggaggggtTAGGAACAAGCCAAGTCCTCTCCTCCCCCAAATCCCGAAGCACCCTGGGGCTGCTCGTGGGTCCCGTACACTCGGTGGGGTGGGAGCTGCCCCGCAGAGCTccgagccccctccccgcgcccACCTTACCTGCACCTCCACCATCCAGTCCACCAGGATGGCGCGCATGTCCCTGCTGATGTCCACCTGCTTCTCCATGTAGTCAGGGAGCAGGAACTtctcctgccaaagcagcagGCGTCAGCGACTCGCCGACACCCCCAAcaccccaaaaagaaaaaaaaaagcccccccGAGCACCCCACACGGGCCTCACCCACCTCCCTCTCCCGCATGTAGTCAAAGATGTCCTTGGCGTATTGGGCGTTGGCGTAGGGGTCGCCCAGCTGCTCCTTGTCGATGTCCTCCAACACGGGGGCCTGTGgggtggaggaggctgcggtgagggggaggctgggggggggctggcagagctctgcGGGGTGGCAGCCCCTCCCcacctgccccacagcccccactgGAGGTGtttggaggaggagggatggggtTTAACCCCCCCAGCAGCTCGGTACCTGCACAGCCTCCTCAGGCATGGGATCTTTCTCAGACTCCTCAGATTCTTCTGTCGGGGGCGTTTTTCTCAGGGACCTGGAGGGGACAAGGACATAAGTAGGGGGCACATCTGGCTGAGAAACCCCATCCAGCCACTGCCTGCCCCTGTCACCCCAAGAAATCCCCCACCCCACGGCCGCAGCGgcctcccaccccagccccatctCACCTGGGTACTCACTTTTTCAGGTTGGCTTCGTTGTTCTTGGCAGCGGGGGCCCTGGGCGCCTTGCGGGAGGCGGATTTCACCCCATCCTTCTTCCCCACCACCGCCTGGTTCTTGTGAGCCTGCT from Aythya fuligula isolate bAytFul2 chromosome 13, bAytFul2.pri, whole genome shotgun sequence includes these protein-coding regions:
- the CCNB3 gene encoding G2/mitotic-specific cyclin-B3 isoform X2 → MPVARNTKTLSTKQPRAGKGAPITENVAPEKEESCQAKRSPSSPQGGPKKRSAFGDLTNAHKNQAVVGKKDGVKSASRKAPRAPAAKNNEANLKKSLRKTPPTEESEESEKDPMPEEAVQAPVLEDIDKEQLGDPYANAQYAKDIFDYMREREEKFLLPDYMEKQVDISRDMRAILVDWMVEVQENFELNHETLYLAVKLVDHYLVEVVSMKDKLQLIGSTAVLIASKFEEQCPPCVDDFLYICDDAYKREELVAMEKSILRTLNFDINIPIPYRFLRRFAKCARVNMETLTLARFLCEMTLQEYDYARERPSKLAASCLLLALTMKNLGGWTPTLEYYSGYRAQDLHPLVKRLNFLLTYQPCDKLKAVRTKYSHRLFFEVAKMPPLDMLKLEEKLKS
- the CCNB3 gene encoding G2/mitotic-specific cyclin-B3 isoform X1; this translates as MPVARNTKTLSTKQPRAGKGAPITENVAPEKEESCQAKRSPSSPQGGPKKRSAFGDLTNQAHKNQAVVGKKDGVKSASRKAPRAPAAKNNEANLKKSLRKTPPTEESEESEKDPMPEEAVQAPVLEDIDKEQLGDPYANAQYAKDIFDYMREREEKFLLPDYMEKQVDISRDMRAILVDWMVEVQENFELNHETLYLAVKLVDHYLVEVVSMKDKLQLIGSTAVLIASKFEEQCPPCVDDFLYICDDAYKREELVAMEKSILRTLNFDINIPIPYRFLRRFAKCARVNMETLTLARFLCEMTLQEYDYARERPSKLAASCLLLALTMKNLGGWTPTLEYYSGYRAQDLHPLVKRLNFLLTYQPCDKLKAVRTKYSHRLFFEVAKMPPLDMLKLEEKLKS